A genome region from Anopheles cruzii unplaced genomic scaffold, idAnoCruzAS_RS32_06 scaffold01622_ctg1, whole genome shotgun sequence includes the following:
- the LOC128276577 gene encoding ceramide glucosyltransferase-like translates to MSLTMITIIHCLAIGILIFWFGKWIIHLTAITYGKVKLHKKASQQPRETPYPSVSILKPLMGVDPNLQSNLETFFLMDYPTYELLFCIESEDDPAIDVVNRLCDKYPSIETSLLVGGSNVGVNPKINNLYPGYLVARYELIMISDAGIRMKSDTLTDMVNHMTEHVGLVHQMPFVCDREGFAAAFEKIYFGTVQSRIYLCADLLGINCHTGMSCLMRKDVLDQLGGVQAFGCYLAEDFFLAKAFHENGWKLTISSQPAWQNSGICDISSFQARLTRWAKLRVAMVPTTILLEPMSECIIVGIFACGAAKVLFRWNPLVFFLIHTLVWFLSDWVLLSIIQNGALPFNKFTFLVGWAFREISGPYLFFNALWSPAIRWRTRVYKLAWGGIAYELTSQIKS, encoded by the coding sequence ATGTCGCTGACAATGATTACCATTATACATTGTCTTGCAATTGGTATCCTGATATTTTGGTTTGGCAAATGGATTATCCACCTCACGGCCATAACGTACGGAAAGGTCAAGCTGCACAAGAAAGCATCCCAGCAGCCGCGTGAAACGCCGTATCCGTCGGTTTCGATCCTGAAACCCTTGATGGGCGTAGACCCGAACCTGCAGAGCAACTTGGAGACGTTCTTCCTCATGGACTACCCGACCTACGAGCTGCTGTTTTGCATCGAGTCCGAGGACGATCCCGCAATCGATGTGGTTAACCGGTTATGTGATAAATATCCCAGCATAGAGACCAGCCTGCTCGTCGGTGGTTCGAATGTTGGCGTCAATCCAAAGATTAACAACCTCTACCCGGGCTATCTGGTGGCCCGCTATGAGCTGATAATGATTTCGGACGCGGGCATACGAATGAAAAGCGACACGCTGACGGATATGGTGAACCACATGACGGAGCATGTGGGTTTGGTGCATCAGATGCCGTTCGTTTGCGACCGGGAGGGATTCGCGGCTGCCTTCGAGAAGATCTACTTCGGGACGGTGCAATCGAGGATTTATCTGTGTGCCGATCTACTGGGCATCAACTGCCACACCGGAATGTCGTGCTTGATGCGCAAGGACGTCTTGGACCAGCTGGGAGGCGTGCAAGCTTTCGGGTGCTATTTGGCCGAAGATTTTTTTCTTGCCAAGGCGTTCCACGAAAACGGATGGAAGTTGACGatcagcagccagccggctTGGCAGAATTCCGGCATTTGTGATATTAGCAGCTTTCAGGCTCGGCTGACCCGATGGGCCAAGCTGCGTGTGGCAATGGTGCCGACGACCATTTTGCTAGAACCAATGTCGGAGTGTATCATCGTTGGCATATTTGCGTGTGGTGCGGCCAAAGTGCTCTTTCGTTGGAATCCGCTAGTGTTTTTCCTCATCCATACGCTGGTATGGTTCCTGTCCGATTGGGTTCTTCTCTCCATCATACAGAATGGTGCATTACCGTTCAACAAATTTACGTTTCTGGTCGGTTGGGCCTTTCGTGAAATTAGTGGACCGTATCTGTTTTTCAATGCACTTTGGAGTCCTGCCATCAGATGGCGAACCCGCGTTTACAAGCTGGCCTGGGGCGGAATCGCGTACGAACTTACTTCTCAAATCAAATCGTAA